The following proteins come from a genomic window of Larimichthys crocea isolate SSNF chromosome XV, L_crocea_2.0, whole genome shotgun sequence:
- the b3gnt7l gene encoding UDP-GlcNAc:betaGal beta-1,3-N-acetylglucosaminyltransferase 7, like has product MDNLFRRKRVGLLKPLLSLSLVFASFLMIHKLKVAEKDGVGVKHMRDTSWCGSECFSFKKGVVKNSLVNSDTPAIGNDLDAQRVSNRTPALWDAQVINCSEDASVKNQDWFRRLDPRFHQFVLHRHCRYFPMILNHPEKCTDGEVHLLMVVKSVIEQHDRREAVRKTWGKEHTLGGKKIKTLFLLGSPTTGKDTKNLQKLIEYEDRIYGDILQWDFMDTFFNLTLKEVNFLKWFNIYCSDVQFIFKGDDDVFVNTHNLLELIGFKVEEHKEADLFIGDTISKAIPIRNRQSKYYIPKELYDKPYPPYVGGGGFLMSSQMARKLFVVSEDLELYPIDDVFLGMCLQKLHLAPVMHPGFRTFGITRRRVSPMNSEPCFYKSLIVVHKLSAQELLRMWSVVYNEDLICAKKTSI; this is encoded by the coding sequence ATGGATAACCTTTTTCGGAGAAAGCGGGTCGGTCTGCTAAAACCCCTGCTGAGCCTGTCTCTGGTGTTTGCGTCTTTTCTCATGATCCACAAGCTGAAAGTGGCAGAAAAGGATGGAGTGGGAGTCAAACACATGAGGGATACCTCCTGGTGCGGCTCCGAGTGTTTTTCATTCAAGAAGGGAGTCGTGAAAAATAGTTTGGTGAACTCGGACACTCCAGCGATTGGCAACGATTTGGATGCGCAACGGGTCTCCAATCGGACTCCGGCTCTCTGGGACGCGCAGGTTATCAACTGCAGCGAGGACGCGTCGGTGAAGAACCAAGACTGGTTCCGGCGCTTGGACCCTAGATTTCACCAGTTTGTTCTGCACAGACACTGCAGGTACTTCCCCATGATCCTCAACCACCCGGAGAAATGCACGGATGGAGAGGTGCACCTCCTCATGGTGGTGAAGTCCGTTATCGAGCAGCACGACCGGCGGGAGGCGGTGCGTAAAACCTGGGGTAAGGAGCACACGCTGGGTGGGAAGAAAATCAAGACTTTATTTCTTTTGGGAAGTCCGACGACAGGCAAAGACACCAAGAACCTCCAGAAACTGATCGAGTACGAGGACAGGATCTACGGGGACATCCTCCAGTGGGACTTTATGGACACCTTCTTCAACCTGACACTGAAAGAGGTGAACTTTCTCAAATGGTTTAACATCTACTGCTCTGATGTGCAGTTCATATTCAAAGGAGACGACGATGTGTTCGTGAACACGCACAACCTGCTGGAGCTCATCGGCTTCAAGGTGGAGGAGCACAAGGAAGCCGACTTGTTTATTGGGGACACCATCTCCAAGGCGATCCCTATCCGAAACCGGCAGAGCAAATACTACATACCCAAAGAGCTGTACGATAAGCCATATCCCCCTTATGTTGGAGGTGGGGGGTTTCTGATGTCCTCCCAAATGGCCAGGAAGCTCTTTGTGGTCTCGGAGGACCTGGAGTTGTACCCGATCGACGATGTGTTTTTGGGGATGTGTCTGCAGAAGCTTCACTTGGCCCCAGTCATGCACCCGGGCTTCAGGACCTTTGGCATCACCAGACGCAGGGTGAGCCCCATGAACAGCGAGCCATGCTTTTATAAAAGCCTCATTGTGGTGCACAAACTGAGCGCGCAGGAGCTGCTCAGGATGTGGAGCGTGGTGTACAACGAGGACCTGATATGCGCCAAAAAGACCTCCATATGA
- the cxvh1orf174 gene encoding UPF0688 protein C1orf174 homolog: MVHKMSRQLGSLKPRKRKSSGEVKSSRKASATRRRCVRSPKTHLASESNAAVSGYSKADGPSERLSRISCECHQSAGRKRCSASPEPEGQEGKENELRMGLGLDSCRVNGTLDKQEPEDMECEETGKNLFPDDDSNQILPVEQFFGNLDAVQDFPQRSSATSTRIHRENRRRHYYAREDSDEEEAGLGSMQQDDRGDT, encoded by the exons ATGGTGCACAAG ATGTCTCGTCAACTTGGCAGCCTGAAGCccagaaagaggaaaagcagTGGTGAGGTCAAGAGCTCCAGAAAG GCTTCTGCTACAAGGAGGAGATGTGTGAGAAGTCCAAAGACACACTTGGCATCGGAGAGCAACGCAGCAGTCAGTGGTTACAGTAAAGCAGACGGTCCTTCGGAGAGACTCTCTCGCATCAGCTGCGAGTGCCACCAGTCTGCAGGCAGGAAGAGATGCTCGGCTTCACCAGAGCCCGAAGGACAGGAGGGCAAAGAAAACGAGCTGAGGATGGGGCTGGGTTTGGACAGCTGCAGGGTAAACGGCACCTTGGACAAACAAGAGCCAGAGGACATGGAGTGTGAAGAAACTGGCAAAAATCTGTTCCCGGATGACGACAGTAATCAGATTCTTCCCGTGGAGCAGTTCTTTGGGAACTTGGATGCTGTACAG GACTTTCCCCAGAGATCGTCAGCGACCTCCACCCGCATTCACAGGGAGAACAGGAGGCGGCATTACTATGCGCGAGAGGACAGCGATGAAGAGGAAGCGGGCCTGGGCAGTATGCAGCAGGACGACAGAGGGGACACTTAG